The Streptomyces sp. HUAS MG91 sequence GGCCACGGTCACGGCCTGCGGAGACGAGCAGGCCCCCGGCTCGGTGAAGGTCGGCGGAGCCCCGGTCGACGGCGTCCACTGGACCGTGCGGAGCATGACGGTCGACGGGACGACGACCAGGGCGCCGAACGGCGCCTATCTGGAGTTCGTCTCCGACCAGCGGGTCCGCGGCAACTACGGGTGCAACCGTTTCGACGCCCGGGCCACCGTCACCGACACCGGCGTCGCCCTCGGCAAGTCGGCCACCACGAAGATGTACTGCGAGGACAAGAAGCAGCGCGCCTTCGAGAAGAGCCTCGCCCATGCCCTCGCCGCCGAGAACACCGTCAAGACCTCCGACGACGACAGCCGGCTGACCCTCACCGGACCGGACGGCGCCGTGATCTCCCTGGTCAAACAGCGCGACGCCCGGCTCGTCGGCACCAAGTGGACGGTCACGGGACTGGGCGCGGACGACGGCGTCCAGCCGCTGCCGAAGTCCGCCGAGGGCCGGGCCCGCCTCGTCTTCGCCAAGAACGGCACGGTCAGCGCCCGCCTCGGCTGCAACAGCGGCGACGCCAGGACCACCGTCGCGGACGGCCACATCACCTTCGGCCCGCTGACCTCCACCAAGATGGGCTGCGTCGGCGAGGCGTCGGACGTGGAGCAGACGATGCGGACCGTCCTCAAGGGCAGGACGAGTTACGACATCCAGGGCGACTCCCTGACCTTGAAGGCGGCCGACGGCACCACGATCGCGCTGACGGCCGGCACCTGACACCGGTGCCGGCCACGGTCCTCAGGACGGGTACGGCAGCAGCGTCCTGTCCGTCTTCTCCCACACCGCCTTCAGCTCGGCCAGCAGCGCGGGCTCGTCGGCGGCCCGGTCGGCCTGTTCGCGCCGGTCGGCGGAGAGGTCGAACAGCTGGTCCGTGCCGCCCTTGCCCCGGTAGTACTTCCAGTCGCCCCGGCGCACGGCCCGCTCCCCGCGCACCCGCCAGAACAGCGCGCGCTCCGGCAGCTCCGCGCCGCGCAGCAGATAACCCGCGAGACTGGTGCCGTCGAGCGGGTGGGCCGGGTCGGGCCGGGCGCCGCCGATCTCCAGCAGGGTCGCCGTCCAGTCCGGGGTGAAGACCGGCTCGTGGCTGACCTGCCCGCCGTCGATCCTGGCCGGCCAGCGCACGATGGTCGGCACGCGGATGCCGCCCTCCTGGAGGGACGCCTTGTTGCCGGACAGCGGCCAGTTGTACGAGAAGCGCTCACCGCCGTTGTCGGAGGCGAAGAAGACCAGGGTGTCCTTCTCCCGGCCCGACTCCTTCAGGGCGGCGAGCACCTTGCCCACCGACCGGTCCAGGTCCTC is a genomic window containing:
- a CDS encoding META domain-containing protein — protein: MFTQRKPRAPRFLLLAALPVAGLATVTACGDEQAPGSVKVGGAPVDGVHWTVRSMTVDGTTTRAPNGAYLEFVSDQRVRGNYGCNRFDARATVTDTGVALGKSATTKMYCEDKKQRAFEKSLAHALAAENTVKTSDDDSRLTLTGPDGAVISLVKQRDARLVGTKWTVTGLGADDGVQPLPKSAEGRARLVFAKNGTVSARLGCNSGDARTTVADGHITFGPLTSTKMGCVGEASDVEQTMRTVLKGRTSYDIQGDSLTLKAADGTTIALTAGT